In the genome of Rhodospirillaceae bacterium, the window GAAACTTGGCTGGAAGACGACCTTCGTCGGCAACATCGCGACCTACGACCTGATCGTCTCGGGCTTCAAGAAGGGCCTGATGAACGGCTATTACGCCATGACATCCTTCGAGATGATCTATCCGGACACGACCAACCCGGACCACAAGGCGTGGGCCGACGCCTACCAGAAATACGCCGGCAAACCGCACAACGGCGCGGCCCAGCTCGGCTACGGCAGCGGCATTCTGTTCCTGGAGGCCCTGAAACGCGCCGGCAGGAACCTGACGACCGACGGCTTCATCAAGGCGATGGAGAGCATCAAGAGCTTCGAGATGACGCTCGGCGGCCCGCCGCTCACCTTCGGTCCGAACGACCACCAGGGTTCGACCGACGCCTACCTGGCCGTCGTGGAGAACGCGCGCTGGAAGACGCTGACCAGGCCGCTCTCCTACTGACGCCCGCCCTGCGCCCCGCGCATGCGGCTTGACGCAGCGCCGCCGGCCGGTTGATCCGGCCGGCGGCGGCCCCTACTCTCCGCCGCGCTTCCATTACGCAGCGGAGGAACCATGACCGATCCGCAGGCCGGCGGCCCCCAAGCCGCCCAATCCGGCGTCGCCCTGATCGTCGGCGCCGGGGTGGCGACCGGCAGCGCCATCGCCCGGCGCTTCGCCCGCGAGGGCTTTACCATCTGCGCGACCCGGCGCGACCGGGCGGACGGCCTGAAGGACCTGGCCGCCGACATCGAAGCGCTCGGCGCCAAAATCCACACCTTCGCCTCCGACGCCCGCAAGGAAGAGGCGGTCGTCGAACTCGTCGACACGATCGAGGGCACCGTCGGCCCGATCGAGGTCTGCGTTCACAATATCGGCGCCAATGTGCGCTTCGATATCGGCGAGACGACCTCCCGGGTCTATTACAAGGTCTGGGAAATGGCGGCCTTCAGCGCATTCCTGCTCGGCCGCGAGGTCTCGCAACGGATGGTGCCTCGGGGCCGCGGCACGATCGTCTTCACCGGCGCTACGGCGAGCGTCCGCGGCGCCGCCGGCTTCGCCGCTTTCTCCGGCGCCATGCAGGCCAAGCGGGCGCTGGCCCAGGCGATGGCGCGCGAACTGGGGCCGAAGGGCATCCACGTCGCCCACACCGTGA includes:
- a CDS encoding SDR family NAD(P)-dependent oxidoreductase; the protein is MTDPQAGGPQAAQSGVALIVGAGVATGSAIARRFAREGFTICATRRDRADGLKDLAADIEALGAKIHTFASDARKEEAVVELVDTIEGTVGPIEVCVHNIGANVRFDIGETTSRVYYKVWEMAAFSAFLLGREVSQRMVPRGRGTIVFTGATASVRGAAGFAAFSGAMQAKRALAQAMARELGPKGIHVAHTVIDGPIDTPWTRELMPNLIAERDWDDNLLQPDHIAEMYWQIHCQRRTAWTFEMDMRPWAEPW